The Spirosoma oryzicola region GAGCAATTTGAAGCGGCTATCACCGACCGTACGAAGATTGTGATGTACGCGTCGCCGAACAATCCAACCGGTTCTATCTACTCGGAAGCGGAGCTTCGTGCCATTGCCGACGTGGTTGCCCGTCACGAAAATGTGTACGTGCTGGCGGATGAAATTTACGAATACATCAACTTTACGCCGGAAGGACATTTCAGCATCGGGTCTATTCCCGAAATTGCAGAGCGCGTGATCACCGTAAATGGTGTTGCCAAAGGATTTGCAATGACTGGCTGGCGGATTGGTTACATCGGTGCGGCAAAATGGATCGCTGAAGGTGTAGAAAAGTTGCAGGGTCAGGTAACGTCGGGTACTAACTCGATTGCGCAAAAAGCGACCGTTGCGGCCTTAACGGGACCGTTAGAGCCTTCAATGGAAATGACCAAAGCATACCATCGTCGCCGTGATCTGGTCGTTAAATTATTGAAAGAAGTGCCTGGCTTCCGTACGAATGTTCCAGAAGGAGCTTTTTACGCCTTCCCGGATATCAGCTCGTACTACGGCAAATCAGACGGTACGACGACAATTGAAAATTCGGACGATTTTGCCGCTTGGTTATTAAATACAGCGTACGTAGCAACGGTTGCCGGATCAGGGTTCGGTGCTCCCAATTGCCTGCGGATTTCGACAGCTGCCGCTGATGAATCGCTTGTTGAAGCTGTTGAGCGCATCAAAGAAGCTGTATCAAAATTGAAGTAATCAGACCAAACTCTGGATATAGTACAATAGCACAGACCTAGTTTGTGCTATTTTTCTTGTAGTTAAGTAATTAGATCATCCTTGTATGTAAACAAATTAGTAATTTTTAACGTTATTTTAATAAAAAAGTAGTTTTATACTTTTGAATCAGGTAACTACTATTGCTATTTAATTTTAGTCTTTATATCTTGTCAATCAATTAGTTATACGTATTCTAACACTAGGGCTGTTCTGCTCGTTTCCTTACTATTTACTCTTTCAACGAACCTTTTCGGAAAGGGCTTGTTTTTGCATTTATAATAGTTTAACTTTGATTATGCTTGGAATGGGATAAAGATAACGATCAACTTCTTTTTACTGTAGAGAAAAGGTGTTAACTTAATCTTATAAATTACTAACCGACCGATGAGAAATTTCCGCTTGTATATGCTCTTTCAATGGGTCTTTTTCCTGCCCATTATTTTACCGCTTTGCATCATTTTTGGTGCGTTACGGGGCGCAGCACAAATGGCTGAGCGCGTAATCGAACAGATAAAGGCGGATATCTTACCACAAAACGAAACACAACCATCGATGGATTGATGGAATATATCTACGTTTGATACGCCCATTAGACTAGCAGACATAATTTAAAGACTTGCTACATTGACAGTGATCTGTTCGGAACCTAACTGCGAAGTGCTAGTTTACAACCATCATGCAGCGGTTAGTTGTACGCGTTACGATTCAGAAAAAATCTACTATAAAGACTATATAAATACAAGGGCATAGGTAGCCAATACAATCGGAAAAGTTATTAAATTTACCGTTCGTTTTTCACCGAATTGTACCGGCAACACTTACTTATGGCAACGTTCACCAATTTTGTCAACTCGAATACCACCGAACCCCACCG contains the following coding sequences:
- a CDS encoding pyridoxal phosphate-dependent aminotransferase, encoding MSATLDTVSLLADRINALEESSTLAMTKKARELAAQGHKVISLSVGEPDFKTPQHICEAAKKAIDDGFHGYSPVAGYPDLRKAIADKFKRDNNIDWKPENIVVSTGAKHSLANVIQVLINPGDEVVIFSPYWVSYSEMVKLAEGKAVVVDGSFENNFKVTPEQFEAAITDRTKIVMYASPNNPTGSIYSEAELRAIADVVARHENVYVLADEIYEYINFTPEGHFSIGSIPEIAERVITVNGVAKGFAMTGWRIGYIGAAKWIAEGVEKLQGQVTSGTNSIAQKATVAALTGPLEPSMEMTKAYHRRRDLVVKLLKEVPGFRTNVPEGAFYAFPDISSYYGKSDGTTTIENSDDFAAWLLNTAYVATVAGSGFGAPNCLRISTAAADESLVEAVERIKEAVSKLK